The sequence CCGCCGGCCCGATGCGCGTGTTGATCGGCGCGGCCGGCCTGGCGGTGGCCGTCAAGCTCGCGTTCGACACCTACGGCTGACGGCACCCCCCCACCCCACCCCCGCCAGCAGACGCGAAAACCCCCGAAATCCGCTGTTTCTGGGGGTACAAGCGTCTGCTCGCCGGGAGGGGCGCCGCCTTCAGAGCCCGAACGGGTTGTCGCCCTTGGCGACTCGGGTACCGATCTCAATCAGGTTCTGCGCGTTGGCGTGTAACCGCTCACCGGCGTCCCGGCTGGCCTGACCGATGAGGAACCGCGACCACGTGCCTTCGATCACGATGCCCAGTTTGAAGCACGCCATCGCGACATACCATTCCAGGCTTGAGGTTTCGCGACCACCGGCGCCCAGATACGCCTGCAACAGCTCACGCCGTGTCGCGAGCCCACCGAGTTCGGCCAGCGCGGCGCCCGCGGTGATCGTGTTGGTCTCCAGCGGCCAGCAGATCAGCATCCAGCCCAGATCCAGGAGCGGGTCGCCGATCGTGCACATCTCCCAGTCGACGAACGCCGCCAGCTCCGGCTTATCCCGGCGCAGCAGCACGTTGCTCAAATGCGGGTCCCCGTGCAGAATCCCGGGGTGCCCGTCGGGCGGACGGTTGGCCTGCAGCCAGTCGGCGAGTTCACCGACGGCCAGCGATGCCGGGTCGTAGCGGTCGTGCCGATAGCTTTCCAGCAGCCGCAGAAACTGCGGAACCTGGCGCTCGAGAAAGGAACCCGGGCGTTTGAGTTCGGCCAGCGGGCTGCCTTCCCACGCCACGTTGCCGAGTTGGGCCAGGCTGGCCGCGTAGGACAGGCCGACCTGGTGGCGCATGCCCGGGTTCCGGACGTAGGCCTCGTCGACCTCGCTGCCGGGATTGAAGCCGTCCACCTCCTCCATCAGGTAGAACACCACCCCGAGCACGTCGAGGTCGTCGCAGCCGGCGATGAACCGTGGGTGCGGAACGTCGGTGCCCGCCAGGGTGCGAAGCGCCGCGATCTCGCGCAGCATCGTCTTGTCGCTCGTCGGGCGCGGGTGAAGGGGCGGGCGGCGCAACACCATCGGCCGCCCGTCGACCCGGATCCGCACGACGATGTTCTGGGTGCCGCCGGCCAGGGGTTCGACGTCGGTCACGGCCGAGCCCAGGTTCTGTTGACGCACCCAGCGCTGCAGCGCCTTCTGGTCGTCGTCGGTCAGGGTGGGTAGCTGCGGTACGGCGTCGGACATAGGCCCATCGTGTCAGGCTCTGCGCGCGGTCAGCAGCAGGTACTCCCATTCCATCGCGCCGCTCTGCAGGAAGCGGTCACCGAGACGGGTCAGCGCGGCGTCGAGTTCGGCGATCCGGTCCGGATCGTCCTCGATGTTGCGGTACGCGGCGATCGTCGGTCCGTACATCGAACTGAAGTAGTCGCGGAAGGCCGCCCCGTCGCTGAATCGGTCGACGGTCAGGGTGCGTCGCTCGGTGGCGACGTCGGCGACGCGATTGCCGAGCAGGGCGCGGACGTGGTCCTCGTTGCCCCACAGCGGCGGCGGTTGGGCGCCGGGCGGCGGGACCGCGACGTACGGCTTCATGGTGGCGAACAGCTCACCGATCTGGCCCTCGGGGGTCCAGCTCAGCAGCGCGATCGTGCCGCCCGGTTTGCACACCCGGGTCAACTCGTCGGCGGCCCGCTGGTGAAACGGGGCGAACATCACGCCGATGCAGGACATCACCACGTCGAACTCGGCGTCCCCGAACGGCAATTCGTGCGCGTCGGCCTCGCGCCATTCCAGCGTGACGCCCCGTTCGGTGGCCAGCCGGCTGCCGTGCTCCAGCAGTTCCGGGCACAGGTCGCTGGCGACGACGCGCGCTCCGGTGAGCGCGGCCGGGATCGCCGCGTTGCCAGTGCCCGCAGCGACATCGAGCACACGGTCGTCGGGGCCGATCTGGGCCGCGTCCACCAGAATCGGGCCCAGCGGCGAGACGATCTCGGCCGCGAGCGTCGGATAGTCACCGGACGCCCACATGACCCGGTGTTTGGCGGCGATCTGAGAATCGGCGGTGGCGGGGTTGTTCATGGCAGTACCTTCCCTGTGCGGTGCAGTTATCGTCCCGCGCACCGATCACCGCGATCCAGTACCAAATCTGTACCGGTCCTGGTTCGATATGTGTACTGCCCGTTGCGGTCGCGGAGGTGCACAGATGCCCGGATACGGCCAGTTCTGCCCTGTCGCCAAGGCAATGGAGCTGCTCGACGAGCGGTGGACGATGCTCGTCGTGCGCGAGCTGCTGCTGGGCAGCCGACACTTCAATGACCTGCGTCGCGGGGTGCCGAAGATGTCGCCGGCACTGCTGTCGAAGCGACTGAAATCGCTGGTTCGCGCAGGGGTTGTCGAGCGTGCCGACGTCGGCGGGCGCACCGCCTACACGCTCACCACGTGCGGCAAGGAACTGGCCGAGGTCGTCGACGCGCTGGGCGCCTGGGGCGTGCGTTGGATCGGTGAACTCGGGGAGGAGGATCTCGACCCGCACCTGCTGATGTGGGACATCCGCCGCACCGTTTCCATCGCCGAATGGCCGCGTGAACCGACCACGTTGGCGTTCCGCCTGACCGGGGTGGCGCCCAAGGCGGCACGGTGGTGGCTGGTGGTCGCCGACGGCCGCGCCGACGTGTGCGACTTCGACCCGGGCTACGACGTGGCGGGCACCGTTGAGACCAGCCTTCGGACCCTCACCCGGATCTGGCGCGGCGACGTGTCCTGGCGCCAAGCCATGCTCGACGGCAGCGTCTCGCTGGCCGGGCCGGCCGGGGTGCGCCGCGCCGTTCCGACGTGGATCGGCCAGTCGCTGCTCTCCGCGGTGCCGCGGCCGGCGTGAGCGGTCGGGCATCGTGAGCCATACGCCTGCTCGATCAGCGCTGCCCGCCCGACAGACACCGCCAGCCGGAACTGGATTCGGTTACGTGCTGCTGGTCGTGACCCTGGCCATCAGCGACTTCACCATCGCTGACGCGGTCATCCCTTCGATCGTGCGCGATCTCAACCTGTCGGTCAGCGACCTCGGACGTTCGTTCACTGCTTATTTCGCCGCCGCGGCGGCATCCATGGTCCTGATGGGGCGCCTCGGCGATGTCCTCGGGCGGCGTCGGCTTCTGCTCGTCGCGGTGGCGCTGTTCGCCGCCGGCACGCTGTTGAGCGGCATCGCTTGGGACTCAACGACATTCTTCGGCGGTCGGGTACTCGCGGGGCTCGCACTGGCCGCGGCGTTACCCAACGGGCTTGGCGTGCTCAACGCGCTCTATCCGTCGACGGGGCACGACCGTGAGCGGGCATTCGGGCTGTGGGCCACCGCGATCGGTGCGGCCGCCGTGCTGGGTCCGCTCATCGCAGGCGCCGCGGCCGCCACCTCGGTCAGCTGGCGATGGGCATTCCTCGGCGCCATTCCGCTCGGCCTGATCGCAGGCGTCGGCATCCGGGCAAAGATCCCCGACAACGAGCCGCGCGGTCGAAGCCACATCGATCTCGGTGGGGCACTGCTGCTCGCCGTGGCGGTCGGAGGTCTGGCCCTTGCCGTCGACACCGGCGCGCGTGACTGGATCGGCCCACCGGATCGGGCATCCGGCTACCCGCTGCTGCCCGCCGTCCTGCTGCTTGTCAGCGCTGCGGCGTTCGTTGCGCTGCTCGCGGTGCAGCGACACCGGTTCCGGCGCGGACGCGAGGTCATCGCACCACCCGCGGTGCTTCGGTCGCCGTCGTTTCGCCTGGCCACCATCGGCTCGGCGTTCATGTCCGTGGGTGACACCGGTTTTCAGCTGGCCTTGCCACTGCTGCTGGGATTTGTGCTCGGCGCAACGGAGTTCGGCGTCGGAGCCGTACTCGCCTGCTACGGCGTCGGGGCGTTGTTCGGAGGCCCGATCGCGGCCCGACTCAGCCGTCGCTTCGATGACCAGCTGGTGGCGAGGCTGGCGCTCACTTCGCTGCCGCTGCTGTTGCTGGCACTGTTGCCGTTCCTTTCCGAACACGCGCCCCTCGCCGCCATCGCAGCGCTGCTGGTGGCATACGGATTGGCATGGGCGATCGCCTATGCCCGCCTCGTCAACATGTCGTATCAGGAAGTGCCCGAACAGGATTCGGCGGTGGCCGGTGGCGTCCAGAGCGCGATGCGGCTGCTGGCAGGCGCGTTGGGGGCCGCCATCCTGACGGCGATGTTCGCCGGCGTGGCGGCACACCGAGCCGACGACGCCGACGACCTCGACGCCGCCACGCACATCGCCGTCGCCGAGAGCCTCGACCCGTCCGACGTCATCAGCTCCCATCAGCGCCTTGATCCCGATCCGCAACCACTGTCCGCCGACGGCGGCGCCGCTCGCGTTGCCGAGGACGCCTACACCGCTGGGGCGCGGGCGGTCATCCTGCTGGCCGCCGCCATCACCGCGATCGCGCTTGTGGTGGCGCTGCGTATCCCCAGGCCGCCGCTCAGGCGATAACCGGACGCTGCAGACGCTGGCGCACCGCTTCAAGGAAGGGGTGCGCATCCTCGTCGAGGTAATCGGCCGGTGGACGCCAGTCGATCCGACCCATTTTCCCGGCGAAAAGCCCGTATCCGATCAATTCCTGCAGGCGGGGTTCGAAGCGCCGCACCAGCTCGCGGGGAATGCTCAGCTGCTGATTGACCTGTTGACGCAGGAAGCCTGCGCAGTAGTTGATCGTCAAGGCCGGGCGGGCCTCCCCGGTCCGGTTCGCCCCGGCGGTATGCCAGAGGCTCCCGTTCCAGATGAGCGCGTCGCCCGGTGCCATCTCGATGGGCTGGGCTTCTGGGTATGGCGCGGTTGGCATTTCGGCCCAGCGGTGCGAGCCCGGCACAACCTGGGTAGCGCCGTTCTCCGCGGTGAACTCGCACAGTGCGACCAGCGCGTTGCACAACAGCGGCAGGTGCGGTCGCGGTAGCGGGTACATCTCGTCGTCGCAGTGCAGCCGTTGAGCGACTGCGCCGGGCAACTGGTTGCTCGTCATGAACCACGACAGAAGACAGTCGCTACCGAGGACGCCCTCCACCACCGGTAGCAATCGGGGGTGGACAGGCAACGGCTCATAACACGACCCGTGCAGCAGCAGGTTGTCGATGCGGACCCAGTCGTGGTCGGCAACTGTCACCGGCGCTCGTCCGGGCTGGGCGAAACCTTTGACGACGGTGTTGGAATTGGCGATGACGGTCGGCAGTTCACGTTCGAGCCGAGCCGTGTCCTCGAGAAATGCCTGCACCGCCGCCGGGTCGAACACGCCCTTGACAACGGTGTAGCCCACCTCGTCGATTTCACCGACGTGGCGTTCGACCGTACTTGGGGGCGGCGCCGGCGTGGCTTGCGGGCCGGCCGTCATCAGGACGGCAACAGGTCTATTTCGTCGCCACCGCTCGTGCGGTCTTCATCCTTGTTGTCCTCGATTGACGGAGTCGTGTTGTCCTCGTCCATGACAATTCCTTTCGCGGAACCCAATTCAACATGGGTACCACGAAAGAGCAGGTATTGGATCAATATTTCGATAATGCCGGTCGCCCGCGCACTCAGTCGAGGATGCCCGTCGTCGTCACACCCGGTATTCCAGGCACGGGTCGACACCGTTGATGACGCCCTCGCGGAACGCCTTGACCCTTGCCCATCCGGCGCCTTGGCGTTCGACGTCCCCATCGCCACGGAAGACCAGCAGTGCGGTGATGCCTTCGTCGAGATCGCCGGGCGAGATGCTGAAGCTACTGGTGTCCGGACGGTTGTGGAGGATGACGCTGGCGGTGTAGGCACCGGCCAGGCAGTCACCGCGCAGTGTGGAGGTCTTCTCGTCGGATTGGTCGCCGAGCCGGGTCAACGCCGCCAGACCCCATTGGGTGGCCAACAACGTGGCTACGGCGTAATCCCCACCCTGTCGGTACACCTCGGGCATGGCGACGACGTTGTCCCAGGCGACGTAATCCTCTGGGATGCAGTAGAACAAGGCGTAACCGTCGGCGGATTGCCCGCCGCATGACGGCGGGTCGTCAGGGTCGAACGGTTCGATGTTGTGCAACGGCGGCCACGGCTTCCCGCCGGTCACCTCCGGGTACACGTGCGTCCAGTAGTCCTCGATGTCGTAGGGCACGCCGTTGATCACCGACCCGTAAGGCGCGTCGCCGCCACTCGCCGCGTCCTCGTAGGTGCTGAACGGCAACTCGAACACCATCGGCTCGTCGTCGCGGTAGTCCTTGCACCTCGTCACACCGTTGTCGTATCCGTCCTGGAACGCGCTTACCCGGTCGAAGCCGCTGCCATGGGCGTTCGGATCGATTTTCGAGGTGCCGGGTGTGTCGCGTAACTCGAGTACGCCGGCGAGCGCGGTGTCCAGGTCGGCGGCGTTGACGTCGAATACGTTGTCGTCCTGTGCATGCCGTGCCCATGCGCCCGCGAAGCAGTCGGCTTGCAGTTCCCGGGTGACGGTGCGCGCGGTAAAGTTCGACCGGGCTTGCACGGCGTGGCCCCACTCGTGCGCCATCACGACCGGGATGACGAAATCACCGAACTTCGACTGTAATTCGGGAAGCAACCCCTCGGCGTCCCAGGCCACCACGTCCTTGGTCGAGCAATAGTACGCATTGCCTCCCACCTCACTCACGTCTTCGGCACACGGCGGAGCGGGCCCGGCTGATGACGGATCGACGGCGAAGTACCCGCCTGCAATCGGGGTGTACTCCTCGTCATAGAGCTCGGGGAACTGCGCCGTCCAATACCGTTCGAGGTCGGCGATGGCCTGAATCGCTGTCTGGTTCACCGGGTTCGAGACATCGCCTTCGATGGTGATGGTGCTGGTGTCCGCCGGACCGCCGTCACCGTCTGCCGGAGCCTGCGGCCGCGGGGCCGCGCACGCCGTCAGCAGTAACAGCGCCGCCGCGACCGCGGAAGCCCTGACGTACATGTGCGAACATTAATCGCCGGCTTCGTTTCAGGGACAGCATTTCGCCGAAGCGCCGAGCGGTCAGTCGAGGATACGCCGGGCCACGTTGGTGGTGACCAGGTCGAGCAGTTCGTCCGCGCGTCCCGCCAGGATCGTCCGAATTGCATACAGCGAGAAGCCTTTAGCCTGTTCGACGGTGATGGCTGGCGGTATCGACAGTTCCTGACGTGCGGTGACCACGTCGACCACGGCGGGCCCGTTGAATGCAAACGCGTCGACGAGGGCCTGGTACAGATCGGCGGGCCGCTCGACGCGGCGGCCGAAGATACCCATGGCCTGTGCGACGGCGGCGAAGTCGGGGTTGACGAGGTCGGTGCCGAAGTTGACGATCCCCGCGGCCTTCATCTCGAGCTCGACGAAGTTCAGCGACGAGTTGTTGAAGACGATCACCTTCACCGGCAGCTCGTTCTGGATCAGCGTCACCAGCTCGCCGAACAACATCGTCAGCCCACCGTCGCCGGCCAGCGCGACGACCTGGCGGCCGGGCTGTGCGGTCTGCGCGCCGATCGCGTGCGGCAAGGCGCACGCCATGGTGCCGTGGTTGAACGAGCCGATCAGCCGCCTGCGTCCGTTCATGGTGACGTATCGCGCCGCCCACACCACGGGCGAGCCGACATCGACGGTGAACACCGCGTCGTCGGAGGCGAGCTGATCGGCAAGGCCCGCAACGTATTCCGGCCGAATGGGGGTGCGGTCACGGTCGTTGACGGCCAGTTCGTCCATCGCCTTGCGGGTCTTGCGGTAGTGGCGCAGCGAGCGGTCGAGGTGCTCGCGGTCGGTCTTCTGCGAAAGTAGTGGCTGCAGCGCGCCCACCGTGTCGGCGACGGTGCCCACCAACCCGAGATCGATCGGCGTGCGGCGGCCGAGATGCCGGCCACGGATGTCGACCTGGATGACCTTCGCGTGGTCCGGGAAGAACTGCGGATAGGGGAAATCGGTGCCCAGCATGAGCAGCGCGTCGGCCTCCTTCATGGCCTTGTAGCCCGAGGCGAAACCGAGCAGACCCGTCATGCCGACGTCGAACGGGTTGTCGTACTCGATGAACTCCTTGCCGCGCAACGCGTGTACGACCGGCGCGTTGAGCGTGCCCGCCAACTGGATCAGCGCGTCGTGTGCGCCTACCACCCCGGCCCCGCCCAGGATCGTCACCGCCTGCGCGTCGTTGAGGATGGCGGCGGCCGCCCGCAGCGATTCGTCGTCGGGACGCATGCTCGAGCGCGTCGCGGTGATCGGTCGCGCCGCCCAGCCCGACGCGTCGGCGCGCTGCAGGAAGATCTCCCCCGGGATGACCACCACCGCCACCCCGCTGTCCTCCACGGCGGCGCGCATCGCCATCTCGAGGATCCGGGGCGCCATCTCGGGGGTGCTGACCAGTTCGCAGTACACGCTGCACTCGCGGAAAAGCTGTTGCGGGCGGGTTTCCTGGAAGTAGTCGGACCCGATCTCGGTGCGCGGGATGTGCGCGGCGATCGCCAGCACCGGCACCCGGCTGCGTTGCGCGTCGTACAGCCCGTTGATCAGGTGCAGGTTGCCCGGACCGCAGCTGCCCGCGCAAACCGCCAACCCGCCGGTCAGCGCGGCGTCGGCGGCCGCCGCGAACGCCGCGGTCTCCTCGTGGCGGACGTGCTCCCAGCTGATCTCGCCCGACCGGCGGATCGCGTCGGTGAACCCGTTGAGGCTGTCGCCCGGCAGGCCGTAGACCCGGCGCACGCCGCTGACCCGCAGGGCCTCGAGGAGGTGTTCGGCGACGGTCGCCACGCCGCTCACCCTAGTGCGATTTCGGCGCGCTCATGCCCCCTCACCGTCGATAAGCGCGCCGAAATCACGTCTTTACTTGGGGGCGAAGCGCTGGCCCGCGTCCAGCCGCAGGCACTGGCCGTTGAGCATCGGGTTCTCGACGATCGCGGCCACCAACTTCGCGTACTCCTCGGGCTTGCCGAGCCGCTTGGGGAACGCCGCGTCCTTGGTCAGCGCCTTGGCGAACTCGTCCGGGATGCCCTCGGTCAGCCCGGTCGCGAACAGGCTCGGGGCGATCGCGAGCGCGCGGATGCCCAGGCTGCCCATGTCGCGCGCCATGGTCAGGCACATCCCGGCGATCGCGGCCTTGGACGCGGTGTAGGCCACCTGCCCGATCTGACCCTCGAACGCGGCGATCGAGGCGGTGTTGATGATGACGCCGCGCTCCTCCTGCTCGTCGTCGACCGGATCCTGCTTGCTCATCTGCCAGCCCGCGAGCCTGCTGATGTTGAAGGTGCCGATGAGGTTGAGGTCGACACACTTGCGGAAGGTATCCAGGCTGTGCGGCCCGTCCTTCTTGACGGTGCGCTCGGCCGCGCCGCCGCCGGCGGTCGTCACAATGATGTGCAGCCCGCCCAGCGCATCGATGGCCTGCTGCAGCACCTTCTCGGTGCCGTCGAAGTCGGTGACGTCGACCTCGAAGAAGGACCCACCGATCGCGTCGGCGACTTCCTTGCCCTTCGACTGCGGGCGGTCCAGCACGGCCACGCTCGCGCCGCGCTTGGACAACAGCTCGGCGGTCGCCTTG comes from Mycolicibacterium pulveris and encodes:
- a CDS encoding class I SAM-dependent methyltransferase, whose product is MNNPATADSQIAAKHRVMWASGDYPTLAAEIVSPLGPILVDAAQIGPDDRVLDVAAGTGNAAIPAALTGARVVASDLCPELLEHGSRLATERGVTLEWREADAHELPFGDAEFDVVMSCIGVMFAPFHQRAADELTRVCKPGGTIALLSWTPEGQIGELFATMKPYVAVPPPGAQPPPLWGNEDHVRALLGNRVADVATERRTLTVDRFSDGAAFRDYFSSMYGPTIAAYRNIEDDPDRIAELDAALTRLGDRFLQSGAMEWEYLLLTARRA
- a CDS encoding winged helix-turn-helix transcriptional regulator; the protein is MPGYGQFCPVAKAMELLDERWTMLVVRELLLGSRHFNDLRRGVPKMSPALLSKRLKSLVRAGVVERADVGGRTAYTLTTCGKELAEVVDALGAWGVRWIGELGEEDLDPHLLMWDIRRTVSIAEWPREPTTLAFRLTGVAPKAARWWLVVADGRADVCDFDPGYDVAGTVETSLRTLTRIWRGDVSWRQAMLDGSVSLAGPAGVRRAVPTWIGQSLLSAVPRPA
- a CDS encoding phytanoyl-CoA dioxygenase family protein → MTAGPQATPAPPPSTVERHVGEIDEVGYTVVKGVFDPAAVQAFLEDTARLERELPTVIANSNTVVKGFAQPGRAPVTVADHDWVRIDNLLLHGSCYEPLPVHPRLLPVVEGVLGSDCLLSWFMTSNQLPGAVAQRLHCDDEMYPLPRPHLPLLCNALVALCEFTAENGATQVVPGSHRWAEMPTAPYPEAQPIEMAPGDALIWNGSLWHTAGANRTGEARPALTINYCAGFLRQQVNQQLSIPRELVRRFEPRLQELIGYGLFAGKMGRIDWRPPADYLDEDAHPFLEAVRQRLQRPVIA
- a CDS encoding phosphotransferase family protein, producing the protein MSDAVPQLPTLTDDDQKALQRWVRQQNLGSAVTDVEPLAGGTQNIVVRIRVDGRPMVLRRPPLHPRPTSDKTMLREIAALRTLAGTDVPHPRFIAGCDDLDVLGVVFYLMEEVDGFNPGSEVDEAYVRNPGMRHQVGLSYAASLAQLGNVAWEGSPLAELKRPGSFLERQVPQFLRLLESYRHDRYDPASLAVGELADWLQANRPPDGHPGILHGDPHLSNVLLRRDKPELAAFVDWEMCTIGDPLLDLGWMLICWPLETNTITAGAALAELGGLATRRELLQAYLGAGGRETSSLEWYVAMACFKLGIVIEGTWSRFLIGQASRDAGERLHANAQNLIEIGTRVAKGDNPFGL
- the poxB gene encoding ubiquinone-dependent pyruvate dehydrogenase, producing MATVAEHLLEALRVSGVRRVYGLPGDSLNGFTDAIRRSGEISWEHVRHEETAAFAAAADAALTGGLAVCAGSCGPGNLHLINGLYDAQRSRVPVLAIAAHIPRTEIGSDYFQETRPQQLFRECSVYCELVSTPEMAPRILEMAMRAAVEDSGVAVVVIPGEIFLQRADASGWAARPITATRSSMRPDDESLRAAAAILNDAQAVTILGGAGVVGAHDALIQLAGTLNAPVVHALRGKEFIEYDNPFDVGMTGLLGFASGYKAMKEADALLMLGTDFPYPQFFPDHAKVIQVDIRGRHLGRRTPIDLGLVGTVADTVGALQPLLSQKTDREHLDRSLRHYRKTRKAMDELAVNDRDRTPIRPEYVAGLADQLASDDAVFTVDVGSPVVWAARYVTMNGRRRLIGSFNHGTMACALPHAIGAQTAQPGRQVVALAGDGGLTMLFGELVTLIQNELPVKVIVFNNSSLNFVELEMKAAGIVNFGTDLVNPDFAAVAQAMGIFGRRVERPADLYQALVDAFAFNGPAVVDVVTARQELSIPPAITVEQAKGFSLYAIRTILAGRADELLDLVTTNVARRILD
- a CDS encoding neutral zinc metallopeptidase, which gives rise to MYVRASAVAAALLLLTACAAPRPQAPADGDGGPADTSTITIEGDVSNPVNQTAIQAIADLERYWTAQFPELYDEEYTPIAGGYFAVDPSSAGPAPPCAEDVSEVGGNAYYCSTKDVVAWDAEGLLPELQSKFGDFVIPVVMAHEWGHAVQARSNFTARTVTRELQADCFAGAWARHAQDDNVFDVNAADLDTALAGVLELRDTPGTSKIDPNAHGSGFDRVSAFQDGYDNGVTRCKDYRDDEPMVFELPFSTYEDAASGGDAPYGSVINGVPYDIEDYWTHVYPEVTGGKPWPPLHNIEPFDPDDPPSCGGQSADGYALFYCIPEDYVAWDNVVAMPEVYRQGGDYAVATLLATQWGLAALTRLGDQSDEKTSTLRGDCLAGAYTASVILHNRPDTSSFSISPGDLDEGITALLVFRGDGDVERQGAGWARVKAFREGVINGVDPCLEYRV
- a CDS encoding SDR family NAD(P)-dependent oxidoreductase gives rise to the protein MEIEGKKAIIVGGASGFGKATAELLSKRGASVAVLDRPQSKGKEVADAIGGSFFEVDVTDFDGTEKVLQQAIDALGGLHIIVTTAGGGAAERTVKKDGPHSLDTFRKCVDLNLIGTFNISRLAGWQMSKQDPVDDEQEERGVIINTASIAAFEGQIGQVAYTASKAAIAGMCLTMARDMGSLGIRALAIAPSLFATGLTEGIPDEFAKALTKDAAFPKRLGKPEEYAKLVAAIVENPMLNGQCLRLDAGQRFAPK
- a CDS encoding MFS transporter; the encoded protein is MLLVVTLAISDFTIADAVIPSIVRDLNLSVSDLGRSFTAYFAAAAASMVLMGRLGDVLGRRRLLLVAVALFAAGTLLSGIAWDSTTFFGGRVLAGLALAAALPNGLGVLNALYPSTGHDRERAFGLWATAIGAAAVLGPLIAGAAAATSVSWRWAFLGAIPLGLIAGVGIRAKIPDNEPRGRSHIDLGGALLLAVAVGGLALAVDTGARDWIGPPDRASGYPLLPAVLLLVSAAAFVALLAVQRHRFRRGREVIAPPAVLRSPSFRLATIGSAFMSVGDTGFQLALPLLLGFVLGATEFGVGAVLACYGVGALFGGPIAARLSRRFDDQLVARLALTSLPLLLLALLPFLSEHAPLAAIAALLVAYGLAWAIAYARLVNMSYQEVPEQDSAVAGGVQSAMRLLAGALGAAILTAMFAGVAAHRADDADDLDAATHIAVAESLDPSDVISSHQRLDPDPQPLSADGGAARVAEDAYTAGARAVILLAAAITAIALVVALRIPRPPLRR